A stretch of the Prochlorococcus marinus str. MIT 0918 genome encodes the following:
- a CDS encoding carbohydrate kinase family protein has product MNSPNVICLGEALVDRLGPLGGGLETLNSHHDYLGGAPANVACGLAKLGFNVGFIGCVGDDSIGTQFQDLFISCGVNISALQIHETLLTRVVLVKRDSNGERSFGGFKGNKKNMFADQALNLKNLQSKWPALSINANWLVMGTILLAGDNSREVVEWIIDQSVQQGIQIAIDLNWRPTFWDQTLSPESGPSNQFSSLIEPFLARASLIKLAKEEAIWFFNNDDPVFISGSLPQRPSVIITDGANPICWKIGSYHGTTEPLAPSLVVDTTGAGDAFMAGMLSQVLINSLNPITNNLAEQMVKFSAACGALVCKGSGAIDPQPHYPEVEKFLSLG; this is encoded by the coding sequence ATGAACAGTCCAAATGTCATTTGTTTAGGAGAAGCATTGGTGGATCGTTTAGGTCCTCTTGGCGGAGGTCTTGAGACTTTAAATTCTCATCATGATTATCTGGGAGGAGCTCCGGCTAACGTTGCTTGTGGCTTAGCCAAGCTAGGTTTCAATGTAGGTTTTATTGGTTGCGTTGGGGATGATTCTATTGGAACTCAATTTCAAGATTTATTTATCTCATGTGGGGTCAATATTTCCGCATTACAAATTCATGAAACTCTTTTAACAAGAGTTGTACTTGTTAAAAGAGATAGCAATGGTGAAAGAAGTTTTGGCGGTTTTAAAGGAAATAAAAAAAATATGTTTGCTGATCAGGCTTTAAATTTAAAAAATTTGCAAAGTAAATGGCCTGCACTCTCAATTAATGCAAATTGGTTGGTAATGGGAACAATTCTTTTGGCGGGAGATAATTCCAGAGAGGTCGTTGAATGGATCATTGACCAATCTGTCCAACAAGGTATTCAAATAGCAATTGATTTGAATTGGAGACCAACTTTTTGGGATCAAACACTTTCTCCTGAAAGCGGTCCTAGTAATCAATTCTCTTCTTTGATTGAACCATTTTTGGCAAGAGCTTCATTAATTAAGCTCGCTAAAGAAGAAGCGATATGGTTTTTTAATAACGACGATCCAGTATTTATTTCAGGCTCTCTTCCTCAGAGACCAAGTGTCATTATCACCGATGGAGCTAATCCTATTTGCTGGAAAATTGGTTCCTATCACGGAACCACAGAACCTTTGGCTCCTTCATTAGTAGTGGATACCACTGGAGCAGGGGATGCTTTTATGGCAGGAATGCTATCTCAAGTTTTAATTAACTCTTTAAATCCTATAACTAATAATCTTGCAGAACAAATGGTTAAGTTTTCAGCTGCATGCGGAGCATTGGTCTGTAAGGGTTCAGGAGCAATTGATCCACAGCCTCATTATCCAGAGGTAGAAAAGTTTTTATCATTAGGTTGA
- the mutT gene encoding 8-oxo-dGTP diphosphatase MutT: MCSHAFQDKNPIEDFENIEKIEDMRIALLAWFELNGRHWIPWKLKQDKSIPTLNENLPVYPIWIAEVMLQQTQLAVVLPYWENWIAEFPSLPDLANALQHDVLLHWQGLGYYSRAKRLHDASKQLLFRINEADHLDPEAWPLTLESWISLPGIGKTTAASIISSAFNAPAALLDGNVKRILSRLIGSQKILSKDSVRLWKLSNLLLDQNAPRHFNQALMDLGATVCTTNSPKCFCCPWKLYCFAYYHGDPTNFPVKGVRKVRKNLVIGIGLIINALGEVLIDQRTNSQTMAGLWEFPGGKKEDGELIEYTIVRELKEELDVDVKLEQKLIEFDHFYTNKKLHFVVYICKLVSGKPKPLSSLQVEWVQPIDLINYPFPAANHKIISALNDYLSL, translated from the coding sequence ATGTGTTCTCACGCTTTTCAAGATAAGAACCCCATAGAAGATTTTGAGAATATTGAAAAGATTGAAGATATGAGAATAGCTCTTCTTGCTTGGTTTGAGCTTAATGGAAGGCACTGGATTCCTTGGAAGCTCAAACAAGATAAGAGTATCCCAACATTGAATGAAAACTTACCTGTTTATCCAATTTGGATTGCAGAAGTCATGCTTCAGCAAACGCAATTGGCTGTTGTTTTACCTTATTGGGAAAATTGGATAGCAGAATTTCCATCTTTGCCTGATTTAGCTAATGCTTTACAGCATGATGTTTTACTACATTGGCAAGGTTTAGGTTATTACTCTCGAGCTAAAAGATTACATGACGCTTCTAAACAACTATTGTTCAGAATTAATGAGGCTGATCATTTAGATCCAGAGGCTTGGCCTCTTACTTTAGAAAGTTGGATTTCTTTACCTGGCATTGGGAAAACTACTGCTGCCAGTATTATTTCTTCTGCTTTTAATGCCCCAGCAGCTTTATTGGATGGCAATGTAAAAAGGATTCTTTCAAGATTAATTGGTAGTCAAAAAATATTATCGAAGGATTCAGTTCGACTTTGGAAATTAAGTAATCTTTTGCTTGATCAAAATGCTCCTAGACATTTTAATCAGGCATTAATGGATTTAGGAGCAACTGTTTGTACAACAAATAGTCCTAAATGTTTTTGCTGCCCTTGGAAACTTTATTGCTTCGCTTATTATCATGGGGACCCAACAAATTTTCCTGTTAAAGGTGTTAGAAAGGTGAGAAAAAATTTAGTTATTGGAATTGGTTTGATTATCAATGCTTTGGGGGAGGTTCTTATTGACCAAAGAACTAATAGTCAAACTATGGCTGGGTTATGGGAGTTTCCTGGTGGAAAAAAAGAGGATGGTGAATTAATAGAATATACAATTGTTAGAGAACTTAAAGAGGAATTAGATGTTGATGTAAAATTAGAACAAAAACTTATAGAATTTGATCATTTTTATACTAATAAAAAACTTCATTTTGTTGTTTATATTTGTAAATTAGTTTCTGGAAAACCTAAACCTTTATCTAGCTTGCAAGTTGAATGGGTTCAACCTATTGATTTGATTAATTATCCTTTTCCAGCAGCTAATCATAAAATCATTTCTGCATTAAACGATTATCTATCTTTATAA
- a CDS encoding alpha/beta fold hydrolase, producing MKSVRTHFFNWNGLKVAWQAKGADSQYPLATLLIHGFGANKDHWRNNQNVLASIAPCYAIDLIGFGQSSQPTSRLIGEEKTQKNFFYNFDNWGQQIIDFSNLIIDRPVLLIGNSIGGVIALKAAKVLGKKCKGVILINCAQRLMDDKQLIHQPEWQRTIRPFLKIITRQRWITKSLFKNAAKPSFIQKVLKTAYPTSNNIDQELINLLYKPTKRSGAHEAFHGFINIFNDYLAPELMNNLELPVHMIWGEKDPWEPLDEAEKWFNTITCIKSLEIIKDSGHCPHDENPEKVNPLLMKLIQLAT from the coding sequence TTGAAAAGCGTGAGAACACATTTCTTTAATTGGAATGGATTAAAAGTTGCATGGCAAGCAAAAGGAGCTGACAGTCAGTATCCTTTAGCAACTTTATTAATTCATGGCTTTGGAGCTAATAAAGATCATTGGAGGAATAATCAAAATGTTCTAGCCTCTATTGCCCCTTGCTATGCAATAGATTTAATAGGATTTGGCCAAAGTAGCCAACCTACTTCAAGACTAATAGGAGAAGAAAAAACACAAAAGAATTTCTTTTATAACTTTGATAACTGGGGACAACAAATTATCGATTTCTCAAACCTAATAATTGATAGGCCCGTTTTATTAATTGGCAATTCAATTGGTGGTGTGATTGCATTAAAAGCAGCAAAAGTACTGGGCAAAAAATGTAAAGGGGTCATTTTAATTAATTGCGCCCAACGACTAATGGATGACAAACAACTTATACATCAACCAGAATGGCAAAGAACAATTCGACCTTTTCTTAAAATTATTACTAGGCAAAGATGGATTACTAAAAGCCTCTTCAAAAATGCTGCAAAGCCATCATTTATTCAAAAAGTACTTAAAACAGCTTATCCCACTTCAAATAACATTGATCAGGAATTAATTAATCTTCTGTATAAACCTACGAAACGATCTGGCGCTCACGAAGCATTTCATGGATTCATTAATATCTTTAACGACTACCTTGCTCCAGAATTAATGAACAATTTAGAACTGCCTGTTCATATGATCTGGGGAGAAAAAGATCCTTGGGAACCACTTGATGAAGCAGAAAAATGGTTCAATACAATTACATGTATAAAGTCTCTAGAGATTATTAAGGACTCTGGACATTGTCCTCACGATGAGAATCCAGAGAAAGTAAACCCTTTATTAATGAAGTTAATTCAACTCGCTACGTAA
- a CDS encoding RpoD/SigA family RNA polymerase sigma factor produces MIFLTKLNRVSIVNSTQIISKTETSFQGTQKPLADLDLVRSYLRDIGRVPLLTNEQEITLGRQVQELMVLENLQRELESIHGEKLTSEDLAKNADITVEELKKRFKRGTRAKERMVAANLRLVVSVAKKYTKRNMELLDLIQEGTIGLVRGVEKFDPARGYKFSTYAYWWIRQGITRAIAEKSRLIRLPIHITEVLNKLKKGQRELSQQLARTPSLQELADYVEISVSEVKELMFRASQPVSLETKISNAEDTILLDLLSTKNDLPQQVIETDCMKCDLEMLLGKLPELQNRVLRMRYGINGEAPMTLTGIGRILGISRDRVRNLERDGLKGLRKYGNEVEAYVAS; encoded by the coding sequence ATGATATTCTTAACAAAACTCAACAGAGTTTCTATTGTGAATAGCACTCAAATTATTTCGAAAACAGAAACTTCTTTTCAAGGAACTCAAAAGCCTTTGGCAGACCTTGATTTAGTGAGATCTTATTTGCGCGATATAGGTCGAGTTCCATTGTTGACTAATGAGCAGGAAATTACTCTTGGAAGACAGGTTCAAGAACTTATGGTTTTGGAAAACTTGCAAAGAGAATTAGAGAGTATTCACGGTGAGAAACTTACGTCAGAAGACCTTGCAAAAAATGCAGATATTACTGTTGAAGAGTTGAAAAAAAGATTTAAGAGAGGAACTAGGGCGAAAGAGAGAATGGTTGCAGCTAATTTGCGACTAGTAGTTAGTGTTGCAAAGAAATATACAAAAAGGAATATGGAGCTTTTAGATTTGATTCAAGAAGGTACCATTGGTTTAGTTAGAGGAGTTGAAAAGTTTGACCCTGCTCGAGGATATAAGTTTTCTACATATGCTTATTGGTGGATTCGTCAAGGTATAACACGAGCAATAGCAGAAAAAAGTCGCTTAATTAGATTACCTATTCATATTACTGAGGTTCTAAATAAACTTAAGAAAGGACAAAGAGAACTTAGTCAGCAATTAGCTAGAACACCTTCTTTACAAGAACTGGCTGATTATGTCGAGATTTCTGTTTCAGAGGTCAAAGAATTAATGTTTAGGGCCAGTCAACCTGTCAGTTTAGAGACAAAGATTAGTAATGCTGAAGATACTATTTTATTAGATTTACTGTCGACAAAAAATGATTTACCTCAGCAAGTAATTGAGACTGATTGTATGAAATGTGATTTAGAAATGTTGTTAGGTAAATTACCTGAATTACAAAATAGAGTGTTAAGAATGCGTTATGGAATTAATGGTGAAGCACCAATGACTTTGACTGGGATTGGGAGAATACTTGGTATTAGCAGAGATCGCGTTCGAAATCTTGAAAGAGATGGTCTGAAAGGATTACGTAAATATGGTAATGAGGTAGAAGCTTACGTAGCGAGTTGA